A stretch of Castanea sativa cultivar Marrone di Chiusa Pesio chromosome 2, ASM4071231v1 DNA encodes these proteins:
- the LOC142626037 gene encoding dehydrodolichyl diphosphate synthase CPT3-like — translation MEKNRGDSANQFFGGLGSFLRKCIFRILSMGPIPNHIAFIMDGNRRYAKKQGMEEGAGNKAGFLALMKILCYCYELGVKYLTVYAFSIENFKRKPEEVQCLMDLMLEKIGELLKEESVVNQYGIRLYFIGNLKLLSEPVRVAAENAMAATAKNTKTVLLICVAYTSYEEIVHAVQESCKDKRNEIEALYASKVSNGVTKGVEEGENVNGTIEHDVQGSCENSLSNSQALNTTRACNGVIRVEKKKGVILHAVQGSCEDKWDEVMSRTSNGVTEGVADSKKKQWMHPTIKLVDIEKNMYMGVAPDPDILIRTSGENRLSNFLLWQTTNCPLYSPSALWPQIGFWHLI, via the coding sequence ATGGAGAAAAATAGGGGTGACAGTGCAAACCAATTTTTTGGAGGTCTTGGtagttttttgagaaaatgcatttttagaattttgtcAATGGGTCCCATTCCCAATCACATTGCCTTCATCATGGATGGAAATCGAAGGTATGCAAAGAAGCAGGGCATGGAAGAAGGGGCTGGCAACAAGGCTGGGTTTTTGGCTCTCATGAAGATACTTTGTTACTGCTATGAACTGGGAGTGAAATACTTGACAGTATATGCCTTCAGCATTGAGAATTTCAAAAGGAAACCTGAAGAGGTTCAATGCTTGATGGATCTAATGCTGGAAAAGATCGGTGAGTTGCTCAAGGAAGAAAGTGTTGTGAATCAATATGGTATCAGACTATATTTTATAGGTAACCTGAAGCTTTTGAGTGAGCCTGTCAGGGTCGCAGCAGAAAATGCAATGGCAGCTACTGCCAAAAACACCAAGACTGTGCTTTTAATCTGTGTGGCCTATACTTCTTATGAAGAGATTGTGCATGCTGTTCAAGAATCCTGCAAGGATAAAAGGAATGAAATTGAAGCACTGTATGCAAGTAAAGTTAGCAATGGTGTGACTAAAGGAGTTGAAGAGGGTGAGAATGTAAATGGAACTATTGAGCATGATGTTCAAGGATCTTGTGAAAATAGCTTGAGTAATTCCCAAGCATTGAACACAACTAGAGCTTGCAATGGTGTGATTagagttgaaaagaaaaagggagtaATTTTACATGCTGTTCAAGGATCCTGTGAAGATAAATGGGACGAAGTCATGAGTAGAACTTCCAATGGTGTGACTGAAGGAGTTGCAGATAGCAAAAAGAAGCAGTGGATGCATCCTACTATAAAGCTGGTGGACATTGAGAAGAACATGTACATGGGAGTCGCGCCTGACCCAGACATCCTTATCCGAACTTCTGGAGAGAACCGCCTCAGCAATTTCCTCCTCTGGCAGACTACTAATTGTCCATTGTACTCTCCATCCGCGCTGTGGCCGCAGATAGGTTTCTGGCATTTGATATGA